In Nitrospiraceae bacterium, the following are encoded in one genomic region:
- the larC gene encoding nickel pincer cofactor biosynthesis protein LarC: MRLHFDCFSGVSGDMILGSLVDVGLPFNRLVRGLKALPVEGFRLRRSAVMRGALAATKVDVDITKGFGTPLTVAQIRRILNKSTLPTPVKEKSQAVFDLLAQAEGKAHRVDPHHVHFHEVGVIDSFVDVVGGVLGLHLLGADRITASPINVGSGTVQSAHGSLPVPGPAVAALAAGLPIYVDGPARELATPTGVALLKTMAQEFRGLPPMQVRNVGYGAGTADPHHWPNVLRVFVGDEEPDSQASSDTIVELQTNIDDLNPQVYESVFEQVFAAGALDATLTPVTMKKGRPGIVLSVLVPREKVEPVLGIVFAETTALGIRLADVRRRILPRRFETVSLRGGLVRIKLGMAKAGRTKAAPEYEDCRRIAERTGRPVKDILEEAVVAYRQGVSEKAKVRRTK; encoded by the coding sequence GTGCGATTGCATTTTGACTGCTTCTCCGGGGTCAGCGGAGACATGATTCTCGGCTCGCTCGTGGATGTCGGATTGCCCTTCAATCGCCTGGTCCGAGGATTGAAGGCGTTGCCCGTCGAAGGGTTCCGCCTGCGACGGAGTGCCGTGATGCGCGGAGCGCTGGCCGCGACCAAAGTGGATGTCGATATCACCAAGGGATTCGGCACGCCTTTGACCGTAGCGCAGATCAGACGGATTCTGAACAAGAGCACGCTCCCGACTCCGGTGAAGGAAAAAAGTCAGGCGGTTTTCGATCTGTTGGCCCAAGCCGAGGGGAAGGCTCACCGAGTGGATCCGCACCATGTCCATTTCCATGAGGTCGGGGTCATCGACTCCTTCGTGGACGTCGTCGGCGGCGTCTTGGGACTTCATCTCTTGGGCGCGGACCGCATCACAGCGTCCCCGATCAATGTCGGGTCGGGGACCGTGCAATCCGCCCACGGTTCCTTGCCCGTGCCCGGCCCGGCTGTGGCGGCTCTGGCTGCCGGACTGCCGATCTATGTCGATGGCCCGGCGCGTGAACTGGCGACGCCGACCGGGGTCGCGCTCCTGAAGACGATGGCGCAGGAGTTCCGCGGGTTGCCGCCGATGCAAGTGCGGAACGTTGGGTATGGTGCCGGTACCGCCGATCCCCACCATTGGCCCAATGTTCTTCGAGTCTTCGTCGGCGACGAGGAGCCGGACTCTCAGGCATCGAGCGATACGATCGTTGAACTGCAGACGAACATCGACGACTTGAATCCGCAGGTCTATGAGTCGGTCTTCGAGCAAGTGTTTGCCGCCGGCGCCCTGGATGCGACCCTGACTCCGGTGACGATGAAAAAGGGACGTCCGGGTATCGTCCTGTCGGTCCTTGTGCCGCGGGAGAAGGTGGAGCCGGTGCTGGGTATTGTGTTCGCGGAGACGACGGCCCTCGGCATCCGCCTGGCGGATGTCCGGCGTCGGATCCTGCCCCGCCGGTTCGAAACGGTGTCCCTGCGCGGGGGATTGGTGCGGATCAAACTGGGAATGGCCAAGGCCGGCCGAACCAAGGCCGCGCCGGAGTATGAAGACTGCCGACGAATCGCGGAACGGACTGGGCGTCCGGTGAAAGACATCCTCGAGGAGGCCGTCGTGGCCTATCGGCAGGGAGTCTCCGAGAAGGCAAAAGTACGAAGGACAAAGTAG
- a CDS encoding sodium:calcium antiporter produces the protein MVLTILLYAALFIVSVVVTLAGCHLFTNGIEWLGKRMKISEGAVGSIFAAVGTTLPETSIPIIAIFFGHSPEQTEVGLGAILGAPFMLSTLVLPILAGLLVLYARLGKRTATFKLDYAEVRTDIQFFLTGYLVALACVFVPSKPVHMVAAVGLLSLYVYYMKLKFSAEDEDDGEGGGDLEPLLFSRQSQHPSYVLIAAQGAVGLMGLVGGAHLFVTAANSISAELHVSPLILSLLIAPLATELPEMSNSFLWLYRKKDRLAVGNVTGAMVFQGTIPVSVGLLGTGWTLGTTALATMVLAVAAMGMSLIQVMLSGQWRPWLLSGSALLYLGYTLFLYTHGS, from the coding sequence ATGGTCTTGACGATCCTTCTCTACGCCGCGCTGTTTATCGTCTCGGTAGTGGTGACCCTGGCGGGATGCCATCTCTTTACGAACGGGATTGAATGGCTGGGCAAGCGGATGAAGATTTCCGAGGGCGCAGTCGGCAGTATCTTTGCCGCAGTCGGCACCACGCTTCCTGAAACCTCCATCCCCATCATCGCGATTTTCTTCGGCCACAGTCCCGAGCAAACCGAGGTTGGTCTGGGCGCCATTCTCGGCGCTCCGTTCATGCTGAGCACGTTGGTGTTGCCGATATTGGCCGGGTTGTTGGTGCTCTATGCCAGGTTGGGCAAACGCACGGCGACGTTCAAGCTGGACTATGCCGAGGTGCGCACCGACATCCAGTTTTTCCTCACCGGATACCTCGTGGCCCTCGCCTGCGTGTTCGTTCCGAGCAAACCGGTTCATATGGTGGCCGCAGTCGGCCTGCTGAGCCTGTACGTTTATTATATGAAGCTGAAGTTTTCGGCGGAGGATGAGGATGACGGCGAAGGAGGCGGGGATTTGGAGCCCTTGCTGTTCTCCCGCCAATCCCAACACCCATCGTATGTGCTCATTGCCGCACAAGGAGCCGTGGGATTGATGGGGCTGGTCGGGGGCGCCCACCTGTTCGTCACCGCGGCCAATTCCATCTCGGCCGAGTTGCACGTGTCGCCGTTGATCCTGTCTCTGTTGATTGCGCCGTTGGCGACAGAGTTGCCCGAGATGTCGAACAGCTTTCTCTGGCTGTACCGCAAGAAGGATCGGCTGGCCGTGGGAAATGTCACCGGCGCCATGGTCTTCCAGGGCACGATTCCGGTCTCGGTCGGACTGCTTGGAACCGGATGGACGCTTGGTACGACGGCTTTAGCGACGATGGTCTTGGCGGTAGCCGCAATGGGTATGAGTCTTATCCAAGTGATGCTGTCGGGGCAATGGCGGCCGTGGTTGCTGAGTGGCAGCGCGCTGCTGTACCTTGGCTATACATTGTTTCTGTACACGCATGGCTCCTAA
- the pdxA gene encoding 4-hydroxythreonine-4-phosphate dehydrogenase PdxA, with product MAPKSVNTIRTKRVVRPAKRRTPAKSPLPLLGLTMGDPAGIGPEVIAKALADRALGRLCRPVVIGSRSVMERTITSLKLRLRVVDGERALTSMLGPGQVAVLDPLETPLQDFAMGVAAAETGAASVAFIKKGVELAMTGRIGGIVTAPINKEAMNMAGYHYPGHTEFLGDLTRSPEMGMMIVGGPLKIMFTTTHVAIRDLSPMLTTERIAKAIRLAHLGLTRYFGIATPKIGVAALNPHAGEHGLFGDEESTRVAPAVQQARAAGIDASDPQPADTLFGKAARGLYDGIVAMYHDQGLIPLKLVAFGTCVNLTVGLPIIRTSVDHGTAYDIAGKGIAEHGSLLEAVKVAARLARSWQPPTGAHAGV from the coding sequence ATGGCTCCTAAGTCTGTGAACACAATCCGAACAAAGCGGGTCGTCCGTCCGGCCAAGCGCCGAACGCCCGCGAAAAGTCCGCTCCCTCTCTTGGGGTTGACGATGGGCGATCCCGCCGGCATTGGCCCGGAAGTCATTGCCAAGGCTTTGGCCGATAGGGCACTCGGCCGGCTCTGCCGGCCCGTCGTGATCGGCTCTCGGTCGGTCATGGAGCGGACGATCACCTCACTCAAATTACGGCTGCGGGTAGTCGACGGCGAGCGCGCCTTGACCTCGATGCTCGGTCCCGGCCAAGTGGCGGTGCTGGATCCGCTTGAGACTCCACTTCAGGATTTCGCCATGGGAGTGGCGGCGGCTGAGACAGGCGCGGCCTCCGTGGCCTTCATCAAGAAGGGTGTGGAACTGGCCATGACTGGACGCATCGGCGGCATCGTCACTGCGCCGATCAACAAGGAAGCGATGAATATGGCCGGATATCACTATCCCGGCCATACGGAGTTTCTGGGGGACCTGACGCGGAGCCCGGAAATGGGCATGATGATCGTGGGCGGTCCCCTCAAGATCATGTTCACCACGACCCATGTGGCGATCCGTGATCTGTCGCCGATGCTGACCACCGAGCGGATCGCCAAGGCGATTCGGTTGGCCCATCTGGGCTTGACCAGGTATTTCGGCATTGCGACGCCAAAAATCGGCGTGGCGGCCCTGAATCCCCATGCTGGTGAACATGGGTTGTTCGGAGATGAAGAATCGACGCGTGTTGCACCGGCGGTGCAACAGGCCCGGGCGGCCGGTATCGATGCCAGCGATCCGCAGCCCGCCGATACGCTGTTCGGGAAAGCCGCGCGCGGATTGTATGATGGGATCGTAGCCATGTACCACGACCAGGGCCTGATTCCGCTGAAACTCGTGGCCTTTGGGACATGCGTGAATCTGACGGTCGGGCTGCCGATTATTCGGACCTCCGTCGATCACGGCACAGCCTATGATATTGCCGGTAAAGGTATTGCGGAGCACGGCAGTCTGCTGGAGGCCGTCAAAGTGGCGGCGCGGCTGGCCCGGTCGTGGCAGCCGCCGACAGGCGCCCATGCCGGGGTCTGA
- the rsmA gene encoding ribosomal RNA small subunit methyltransferase A yields the protein MPNPSPLPPPLKRLGQNFLIDPNIVRKIVALAGVTPQDNVLEIGPGRGALTEALAAAAARVVAIEIDPLLHQYLMARQAEWPNVELICADALEYPTATLPVGTIVVANLPYYISTPLLFMLLAQRNRFPRLVLMVQEEVADRLAAKPGEEAYGVLSVMAQYAAEITKAFRVSANCFRPRPDVGSAVVSLRVKEAGSLDCGNYADFNALVKAGFAHRRKTLVNSLRNEGYSQGTVVEALAEMDLQATVRAETLSVAQFVELARLLPAPTPRPCAAERQ from the coding sequence ATGCCGAACCCCTCTCCCTTGCCTCCTCCGCTGAAACGGCTCGGTCAGAATTTCCTTATCGATCCCAACATCGTCCGCAAGATCGTGGCCTTAGCCGGCGTGACTCCGCAAGACAACGTGTTGGAAATCGGCCCAGGCCGTGGGGCGCTGACCGAGGCATTGGCGGCAGCGGCCGCCCGGGTCGTGGCGATCGAAATCGATCCGCTTCTGCATCAATATCTCATGGCGCGGCAGGCCGAGTGGCCCAACGTCGAGTTGATTTGTGCCGATGCCTTGGAATATCCGACGGCGACGCTGCCGGTCGGGACCATCGTGGTGGCGAATCTCCCCTACTATATCTCCACGCCGTTGTTGTTCATGTTGTTGGCGCAGCGAAACCGCTTTCCGCGGTTGGTTCTGATGGTACAGGAAGAAGTCGCCGATCGATTGGCCGCAAAGCCGGGTGAGGAGGCCTATGGCGTTCTTTCCGTGATGGCTCAGTATGCGGCCGAGATCACGAAGGCGTTCCGTGTCTCAGCCAACTGTTTCCGACCCCGTCCCGATGTGGGCTCGGCGGTGGTGTCTTTGCGGGTGAAGGAAGCGGGGAGTCTCGACTGCGGCAACTACGCCGACTTCAACGCGTTGGTGAAGGCTGGGTTCGCCCATCGCCGGAAGACGCTGGTGAACTCGCTGCGGAATGAAGGTTACAGTCAGGGAACAGTCGTCGAGGCACTTGCAGAGATGGACCTCCAGGCTACGGTGCGGGCCGAAACGCTGTCGGTAGCTCAGTTTGTGGAATTGGCCCGACTCCTTCCGGCCCCAACCCCACGACCCTGTGCGGCTGAGAGGCAATGA
- a CDS encoding Crp/Fnr family transcriptional regulator, which translates to MCQGLVLESRWDHGRQEPVGQLTGPGGLIDPAAALQQPSRGAVTATTLTETTLIFLPQPLVNRCLQHSPQIMRKLLGYLCAQLHLLEVRYYLRSSCDVYARVAHTLLWMADQIGRVSADSVTIPLKCDRRVLAQLVGASPETVSRMISRLREENLVECRDNSIDILNPAQLSQGLVDAVMPGSGKASTPPVTFPPCTAP; encoded by the coding sequence GTGTGTCAGGGGCTGGTGCTCGAATCGCGGTGGGACCACGGCAGGCAGGAACCGGTCGGCCAGCTGACTGGGCCAGGCGGACTCATCGATCCGGCGGCCGCACTCCAACAACCAAGTCGAGGAGCCGTCACCGCTACGACCTTGACGGAGACGACGCTGATCTTCTTGCCCCAACCGCTGGTCAATCGTTGTCTTCAGCATTCGCCGCAGATCATGCGCAAGTTGCTCGGCTACCTGTGCGCGCAACTTCACCTGCTCGAGGTCCGATATTATCTGCGGAGTTCCTGCGACGTGTATGCGCGGGTTGCGCATACCTTACTATGGATGGCAGACCAAATCGGCCGGGTGTCGGCAGACTCAGTCACAATCCCCTTGAAGTGCGATCGCCGGGTCTTGGCTCAACTGGTGGGAGCATCGCCCGAAACGGTGAGCCGTATGATCAGCAGGCTACGTGAAGAAAATCTTGTCGAGTGTCGCGACAACAGTATCGACATTCTTAACCCCGCCCAACTATCCCAGGGACTGGTCGATGCCGTAATGCCTGGATCCGGCAAAGCCTCAACCCCTCCCGTGACATTTCCTCCCTGCACCGCGCCATAG
- a CDS encoding roadblock/LC7 domain-containing protein: MYNDLENRVFQMAVDSMSEHCDVLDAVLVASLDGRMLATHQRGTYAVERAAAIGSSLMALGDAMANELKLGTCEVVIAENKEGIVVFNHINEDVVLVSLTQSKSGLGTLLSWAKKTAADTASYLRAVQQ; the protein is encoded by the coding sequence ATGTACAACGATCTCGAAAATCGGGTGTTTCAAATGGCGGTCGATTCGATGAGCGAGCATTGCGACGTGCTCGATGCGGTCTTGGTCGCCTCGCTGGACGGACGCATGCTGGCCACGCACCAACGCGGGACTTACGCGGTCGAGCGGGCCGCGGCGATCGGAAGCTCGCTGATGGCGTTGGGCGATGCGATGGCAAACGAGCTGAAACTCGGCACGTGTGAAGTCGTGATCGCGGAAAACAAAGAGGGGATCGTCGTCTTCAATCACATCAACGAAGACGTGGTCTTGGTGAGCCTGACGCAGAGTAAAAGCGGCCTGGGAACGTTGCTGAGCTGGGCAAAAAAGACGGCGGCGGATACGGCCTCATACCTGAGGGCCGTCCAGCAGTGA
- a CDS encoding metallophosphoesterase: MSSEGTIEFLGAVGGETAYRPEDVQRLRALPQAALTHGEQFTGRPATLLYAGRQDIVKLRAEVRLDQLNARRWAMQTLERERKLQVHHPGKTWFLIHHANQDSPTIGSICPLLTPLHTLMRPKECQRDGAERRIGYLLELFRLYFRVFRDHQSRLDEGLSNFGLDEHQRLYYLDDDVYEADDLSGFVQMLGVYFRSLEWLSAEWAAQFGMQLRQVFLEYFEDPHRLYFIGSLLGDLCIPAPPRQAALEAFKQTMVDQRRARRQAVLLPDKEIIAVMADVHANLPALDAVIGFLQQRGVDKGIVLGDVVGYGPHPNECIARLQKSAYTVLKGNHDLAAAVGRAGEGFSRYARWAMEWTIPKLSEESRHWLEELPPVLQGEGWLAVHGSPLDPSYLNAYVYEMTFEDNLNLLERRQLHVCFHGHTHVPGVYARIPKSRDRHVVETEQTLGAYAHCLVCPGSVGQPRQGQQGAQVALYEVAGKTLSFHQIAYDVQQTVQDMRANDFPETLISRLLTGY; encoded by the coding sequence ATGAGTTCGGAAGGTACCATCGAATTTCTGGGCGCGGTGGGTGGCGAGACGGCCTATCGGCCTGAGGACGTTCAGCGACTGCGGGCCTTGCCTCAAGCGGCCCTGACGCACGGCGAACAGTTCACCGGGCGGCCTGCGACTCTGCTGTATGCCGGGCGGCAGGATATCGTAAAGCTTCGAGCCGAGGTTCGGCTCGACCAGTTGAATGCCAGGCGATGGGCCATGCAAACGCTGGAGCGGGAACGGAAGCTTCAGGTGCATCATCCGGGAAAGACCTGGTTCCTGATCCATCATGCGAACCAGGATAGCCCGACGATCGGAAGTATTTGTCCGCTCCTGACCCCGCTGCATACCTTGATGCGTCCCAAAGAATGCCAGCGGGACGGCGCGGAGCGGCGGATCGGATATTTGCTGGAGCTCTTCAGGCTTTACTTTCGAGTCTTCCGTGACCATCAGTCCAGACTCGACGAAGGTCTGTCGAATTTCGGGCTCGACGAGCATCAACGGTTGTATTACCTGGACGACGATGTGTACGAAGCCGATGACCTGTCGGGCTTCGTCCAGATGCTCGGGGTCTATTTTCGTTCTCTGGAATGGCTGTCAGCCGAATGGGCGGCCCAATTCGGCATGCAGCTCCGGCAGGTGTTCCTCGAATACTTCGAAGATCCTCACCGCTTGTATTTCATCGGAAGCCTGCTCGGAGATCTCTGTATTCCCGCCCCGCCGAGACAGGCAGCGCTCGAGGCGTTCAAGCAGACGATGGTCGATCAGCGGCGTGCCCGACGTCAGGCTGTGCTGCTGCCGGATAAGGAAATCATCGCGGTCATGGCCGACGTCCATGCCAATTTGCCGGCCCTCGATGCTGTGATCGGATTCTTGCAACAACGGGGTGTCGATAAAGGCATCGTATTGGGCGATGTGGTGGGCTATGGCCCTCATCCCAATGAATGCATCGCTCGCCTCCAGAAATCGGCCTACACCGTCTTGAAGGGAAATCATGACCTTGCCGCTGCCGTGGGGCGGGCCGGGGAAGGTTTCTCCCGCTATGCCCGTTGGGCCATGGAGTGGACGATACCGAAGTTGTCCGAAGAGTCCCGGCATTGGCTCGAGGAACTTCCTCCGGTCCTGCAGGGGGAAGGCTGGCTCGCCGTCCATGGTTCCCCGCTGGATCCGTCCTACCTGAACGCCTACGTGTACGAAATGACGTTTGAGGACAATCTCAATCTGCTTGAACGACGGCAACTGCATGTCTGCTTTCACGGGCATACGCATGTGCCCGGCGTGTACGCCCGTATCCCGAAGTCGCGGGACCGTCATGTGGTAGAGACCGAACAAACCTTGGGAGCCTATGCGCACTGCCTTGTTTGCCCCGGGTCAGTCGGGCAGCCCAGGCAGGGGCAGCAGGGGGCTCAAGTGGCGCTCTACGAGGTTGCGGGAAAAACCCTCAGCTTTCACCAGATCGCCTATGACGTCCAACAGACCGTGCAGGACATGCGCGCGAATGATTTTCCCGAGACCCTGATATCGCGGTTGTTGACCGGCTACTAG
- a CDS encoding DUF420 domain-containing protein, with product MDPKSWLWYGVVATITVAYVVALAGIRAAKHHDVSHHSRRMLTASVIVGLWLIAYVTKQVLFGREQFGGSRAEYWGLYVPVFSLHMLCACLTIAMGSYNLYMGFTRLYMGTGVGAMVAGVSLHRRLGRWIVWSFSGTMATAYLIYLMLFVWFPA from the coding sequence ATGGATCCTAAATCATGGCTCTGGTACGGGGTGGTTGCGACAATCACGGTTGCGTACGTCGTGGCCTTGGCCGGAATTCGAGCTGCCAAGCACCATGATGTCAGTCATCACAGCCGGCGGATGCTGACGGCGAGCGTGATCGTGGGCTTGTGGCTGATCGCCTATGTCACGAAGCAAGTTCTATTCGGGCGTGAGCAGTTCGGCGGAAGTCGAGCGGAGTACTGGGGGCTCTATGTGCCGGTGTTTTCATTGCACATGCTCTGCGCCTGCCTGACGATCGCGATGGGATCCTACAATCTCTACATGGGGTTTACCCGGTTGTACATGGGAACGGGCGTCGGCGCGATGGTGGCCGGTGTCTCGTTACACCGGCGGTTGGGTCGTTGGATCGTGTGGAGTTTCAGCGGCACGATGGCGACGGCGTATCTGATCTATTTGATGCTATTCGTCTGGTTCCCAGCCTAG
- a CDS encoding PilZ domain-containing protein, producing MSTQLGHDNRRSGVRYPVSMAIRFSCLAQERTGHLVNVSAKGCCVVSRNGTRGLTAGKSFVIVWMKLPGESTTIRVNPARVRWIQDDRFGLEFIAAKSADFVRIERFLNTLAEPESR from the coding sequence ATGTCGACACAATTGGGACACGACAACCGACGGTCTGGGGTGAGGTATCCGGTATCCATGGCCATTCGGTTCTCTTGCCTGGCCCAAGAGAGAACGGGGCATCTGGTCAACGTGTCGGCGAAGGGGTGTTGTGTCGTCAGCCGCAACGGGACACGAGGGCTGACTGCGGGCAAAAGCTTTGTGATCGTCTGGATGAAACTCCCGGGTGAGTCGACGACGATTCGGGTGAACCCTGCCCGAGTTCGTTGGATACAGGACGACCGGTTCGGTCTCGAGTTCATTGCCGCCAAGAGTGCCGATTTCGTTCGCATTGAGCGCTTTCTCAACACGTTGGCCGAGCCCGAGTCCCGATGA
- a CDS encoding DNA translocase FtsK produces MGVSTTAKRGDARSAPPRSSHVKREVIGVLLIAAGLLILLSLVSFVPGDAKILTSAGNISTQPKNMIGSVGAVVAAGCFFLIGGAAYLFPLLLGLLGARCFTQTPLTVRIRNAGSSVAAVLLLSAFLHLEMTAVPTISSGMVNRGLAGGIIGQVFAEGLRGYFANTGAHILILAGLVVSLLLTVPLSLSVLLQRVPEWWETAREWGLAMMPEWPASSEPAPKRAKPKAQRVSREPIEDAEDLEARFIAESVEAAAPVVEPPRIQPTIRAEKRSVPAERPEREVVTGQSVGSGYQLPDPQELLSDPSGPLSRLSDDELKAQSEVLTKALRSFAIEGRVTEVRPGPVVTMYEFEPAAGTKVARIVNLADDLALALKAISLRIVAPLPGKSVVGIEVPNPSRETVSMKEVVMSDSFTRCRSKLGMALGKDIFGNPVTADLKTMPHLLVAGATGAGKSVSLNTMLLSLLFAAKPDEVKLLLIDPKMLEFQSYDGIPHLLRPVITDPKSASRGLAWVVQEMERRYKLLAEAGVRNIDAYNRKVAEIQGVVTDAWQTSKPEQAELQFMSEEARLSQGETAEPAGENGPTDSVATPTPPEPLPYIVVMIDELADLMMVAPKDVEDKIARLAQMARASGIHLVLATQRPSVDVLTGLIKANFPARIAFQVSSKTDSRTILDANGAEALLGRGDMLYLASGTGRLTRLHGSFVSDDDVRLVVEFVKKQALPSYNQELQSLKQEEAAEEEAKDEVYEQAKDLVLSTGQASASLIQRRLRVGYPRAARMIEQMEAEGLVGAAGRDGRREVLGRRGPVGGDEV; encoded by the coding sequence ATGGGTGTATCCACCACGGCGAAGCGCGGTGACGCCCGCTCAGCTCCTCCTCGTTCGTCACACGTCAAACGTGAAGTGATCGGGGTTCTCCTGATCGCAGCCGGGCTGCTGATTTTGCTCAGCCTCGTGTCTTTTGTGCCCGGCGACGCCAAGATCCTCACGTCTGCCGGGAACATCTCGACTCAACCCAAAAATATGATCGGATCCGTCGGAGCCGTCGTGGCGGCCGGGTGTTTCTTTCTCATCGGCGGGGCGGCGTATTTGTTCCCGCTGTTACTGGGACTCCTTGGCGCGCGGTGCTTCACGCAGACTCCGCTGACGGTTCGTATCCGGAACGCCGGCAGTTCGGTCGCCGCGGTGCTGCTGCTTAGCGCGTTCCTCCATCTCGAGATGACTGCCGTACCGACGATTTCGAGCGGTATGGTCAACCGGGGCCTGGCCGGCGGGATCATTGGGCAGGTGTTCGCTGAAGGGCTCAGGGGCTACTTCGCCAATACCGGCGCGCACATTTTGATTCTTGCCGGATTGGTGGTTTCGCTGCTGCTGACCGTTCCTCTTTCGCTGTCCGTGTTGCTGCAACGGGTGCCGGAATGGTGGGAAACTGCGCGTGAGTGGGGACTGGCTATGATGCCGGAATGGCCTGCGTCCAGCGAGCCGGCTCCCAAACGGGCGAAGCCCAAGGCCCAACGAGTCTCACGCGAACCCATTGAAGATGCTGAGGATCTCGAAGCTCGATTCATCGCCGAGTCCGTGGAAGCCGCGGCGCCTGTGGTGGAGCCGCCGAGGATTCAGCCGACGATTCGGGCCGAGAAGCGGTCGGTACCGGCGGAGCGACCGGAACGTGAAGTCGTGACGGGGCAGTCGGTCGGTAGCGGCTACCAGTTGCCGGATCCGCAGGAGCTGCTGAGCGATCCGTCCGGCCCGCTCTCCCGCTTGAGCGACGACGAGCTCAAGGCTCAGTCGGAAGTCCTCACCAAGGCGCTGCGGAGTTTTGCGATCGAGGGGCGTGTGACCGAAGTGCGGCCAGGGCCGGTGGTGACGATGTACGAATTCGAACCCGCCGCCGGCACCAAAGTGGCGCGGATCGTCAATTTGGCGGACGATTTGGCACTGGCGCTCAAGGCCATCAGCCTCCGGATTGTCGCGCCTCTGCCGGGAAAATCGGTCGTCGGGATAGAAGTGCCGAATCCGTCCCGCGAAACCGTGTCTATGAAAGAAGTCGTGATGAGCGACTCGTTCACGCGCTGTCGGTCCAAGCTCGGTATGGCGCTCGGGAAAGACATCTTCGGCAATCCCGTGACGGCGGATCTCAAGACGATGCCCCATCTCCTGGTGGCGGGTGCCACCGGCGCCGGAAAAAGCGTCAGCTTGAACACGATGCTCTTGAGTCTCCTCTTCGCGGCTAAGCCCGACGAGGTGAAGTTATTGCTCATCGACCCGAAGATGTTGGAGTTTCAAAGCTACGATGGTATCCCGCATCTCCTCCGGCCCGTCATTACCGATCCAAAATCAGCCTCGCGGGGGCTGGCCTGGGTGGTCCAGGAAATGGAACGCCGGTACAAGCTGCTGGCCGAGGCCGGCGTGCGGAACATCGATGCCTACAACCGTAAGGTGGCCGAGATTCAAGGCGTGGTGACGGATGCCTGGCAGACGAGCAAGCCGGAGCAAGCGGAACTGCAGTTCATGTCGGAGGAAGCGCGGCTGTCTCAAGGCGAGACCGCCGAGCCGGCCGGAGAGAACGGCCCCACCGATTCGGTCGCAACGCCGACGCCGCCGGAACCGTTGCCCTATATCGTCGTCATGATCGACGAGCTGGCCGACCTGATGATGGTGGCTCCCAAAGATGTCGAGGACAAGATCGCACGCTTGGCGCAGATGGCGCGGGCATCCGGCATTCACTTGGTGCTGGCGACGCAGCGACCGTCGGTCGACGTCTTGACCGGTTTGATCAAGGCGAATTTTCCGGCCCGCATCGCGTTCCAAGTCTCGTCGAAAACCGACTCGCGGACGATCCTCGATGCCAACGGCGCGGAGGCGTTGCTTGGGCGCGGAGACATGCTCTATCTCGCATCCGGAACCGGGCGCCTGACCCGCTTGCATGGCTCCTTCGTGTCGGACGACGACGTGCGGCTGGTGGTCGAGTTCGTCAAGAAGCAGGCGCTGCCGTCCTATAACCAGGAACTGCAGTCGCTCAAGCAGGAAGAGGCGGCGGAAGAGGAAGCCAAGGACGAAGTGTACGAGCAGGCGAAGGACCTGGTGCTATCTACGGGCCAGGCTTCGGCGTCGTTGATTCAGCGTCGGCTGCGGGTCGGCTATCCGCGCGCCGCCCGGATGATCGAACAGATGGAAGCGGAAGGCCTCGTGGGGGCCGCCGGGCGCGATGGCCGCAGGGAAGTGTTAGGGCGACGGGGTCCCGTCGGGGGTGATGAGGTATGA
- a CDS encoding outer membrane lipoprotein carrier protein LolA, translated as MTRLSVLVLYGLLAVPSLLPAQDTVDEKALQELQEVVTKIQARYEKTKDLQATFTQKTKIEGFSKPVVSSGRFYVKKPGRLRWDYAEPSTEEIYVDKDDVRMYVPEHKQVLVGKLTNMAASQAPLQLLQGVGKLNEEFDIEPTAAKERGAGGIPLLSLTPKQGRSEPERAVQRIVIEVQPKTYFLKTIALHEVSGNVATFEFADIKPNTGLKDELFDFKVPADVEIVRAPVMSRP; from the coding sequence GTGACGCGGTTGTCGGTGCTGGTTCTCTATGGCCTCCTGGCGGTGCCGAGCCTATTGCCGGCTCAGGACACCGTCGATGAGAAAGCGTTGCAGGAACTGCAGGAAGTCGTGACGAAGATCCAGGCCCGCTACGAAAAGACCAAAGATCTGCAGGCAACCTTTACGCAGAAAACGAAGATCGAGGGATTTTCCAAGCCGGTCGTGTCGAGCGGGCGATTCTATGTCAAGAAGCCGGGACGGCTGCGGTGGGATTATGCCGAACCCTCAACCGAGGAAATCTACGTCGATAAGGACGACGTGCGCATGTATGTGCCGGAGCACAAGCAGGTGCTGGTCGGAAAACTGACCAACATGGCGGCCTCGCAGGCCCCGTTACAACTGCTGCAGGGCGTCGGCAAATTGAATGAGGAATTCGATATCGAACCGACGGCGGCGAAGGAGCGTGGTGCGGGAGGCATTCCCCTGCTGTCCTTGACCCCGAAGCAGGGTCGATCGGAGCCTGAGCGGGCGGTGCAGCGGATCGTCATCGAAGTGCAACCGAAGACCTATTTTCTGAAGACGATCGCGCTCCATGAGGTCAGTGGAAACGTGGCCACGTTCGAGTTCGCCGACATCAAGCCGAATACCGGCCTGAAAGACGAGCTGTTTGATTTCAAGGTGCCCGCCGATGTAGAAATCGTGAGGGCACCGGTGATGAGTCGACCCTGA